From a single Miscanthus floridulus cultivar M001 chromosome 8, ASM1932011v1, whole genome shotgun sequence genomic region:
- the LOC136476570 gene encoding uncharacterized protein, which translates to MNAFYSSMAHGLDALQRSQHACLSAAFLQQVAALLRSLHSQLLHLVQRLHLPPGESWLDEYMDETSRLWDACQLARAGAAGLDAYCAAAARVAPALRDWLYGSSGSGGSHSHAAAVRHLQRAITAPRRHAVALHQDNRALADARLDPASLLLDDRSPLEFKLNAFNGFRGVLYALRNATSFLLVLLVSGTVTCLPDLTAGCSSVTHHQLRASGGGYVASVAHLRQRVAQEMEGCIIGGGIMMYEFRQARAAIDGLKQDFDRVVAMGGYRDDISDSLGQRAEIISGWVGMLRSGAEAVIAELDDFFDEIVEGRKMLSDLCSHR; encoded by the coding sequence ATGAACGCGTTCTACTCTTCCATGGCGCACGGGCTGGACGCGCTGCAGCGCAGCCAGCACGCGTGCCTATCGGCGGCCTTCCTGCAGCAGGTGGCGGCGCTGCTGCGGTCGCTGCACTCGCAGCTACTCCACCTGGTGCAGCGCCTCCACCTGCCGCCGGGGGAGAGCTGGCTGGACGAGTACATGGACGAGACCTCCCGCCTGTGGGACGCCTGCCAGCTCGCCCGCGCGGGAGCCGCGGGGCTCGACGCATACTGCGCCGCCGCTGCACGCGTCGCCCCCGCGCTCCGCGACTGGCTCTACGGCTCCAGCGGCTCCGGCGGCTCCCACTCCCACGCCGCGGCCGTGCGCCACCTCCAGCGCGCCATCACCGCGCCCAGGCGCCACGCCGTCGCGCTCCACCAGGATAACCGCGCGCTCGCCGACGCCAGGCTCGACCCGGCCTCGCTCCTGCTCGACGACCGCTCCCCGCTCGAGTTCAAGCTCAACGCCTTCAACGGCTTCCGCGGCGTCCTCTACGCGCTGCGCAACGCCACCtccttcctcctcgtcctcctcgtctcCGGCACCGTCACCTGCCTCCCCGACCTCACCGCCGGCTGCTCTTCCGTCACCCACCACCAGCTCCGCGCCTCGGGTGGTGGCTACGTTGCCTCCGTCGCCCACCTGCGACAGCGCGTCGCCCAGGAGATGGAAGGATGCATCATTGGCGGCGGGATCATGATGTACGAGTTCCGCCAAGCCAGGGCTGCCATTGACGGCCTCAAGCAGGACTTCGACAGGGTCGTTGCCATGGGCGGCTACCGCGACGACATCAGCGACAGCCTCGGCCAGAGAGCCGAGATCATCAGTGGCTGGGTTGGGATGCTGCGATCAGGAGCCGAGGCCGTCATCGCTGAGCTCGATGACTTCTTCGACGAAATCGTCGAGGGCAGGAAGATGCTCTCCGACCTCTGCAGCCATCGCTAG
- the LOC136476569 gene encoding putative 1-phosphatidylinositol-3-phosphate 5-kinase FAB1D isoform X1: protein MCSDMDQRHHHATREDAPEANGYHRSPHGGDHHEQSQAADADKHINHQSTDDNNVPPSASGHRQGGISRHASTSSVDDRSIKSGDDSDGAESTNGRSSNTEISFLENETIWIPPQAADKEDEAQSFATSIAYDDDDDDYSDGIKWGQSSFPSPGKQHDSGTSNHREEREKAMLEAMNGQLKILVSRFLASAGIPSSNEEGSDSWLDIVTSLSWEAALLIKPDGSMGKEMDPGSYIKVKCVASGTRRQSEVFKGLVFKKNAAHKHMPTNCHNPRLLLLKGVLGHSDVGLSSFNSMDQEKDLLERAIGKMMEICSPNVVLVEKTVSRNIQELLLKEGVTLILDMKLNRLQRIARCTGSPIISFSEVLDKPKLKQCDYFHIEKFIEEHNNASEGGKMTSKTLMFLEGFPRPLGCTILLKGTNSEELKKVKQVMHFTVFAAYHLILETSFFEDQRVFLNDKSTPKETSVTATEGTSPTAYDVAALSGAIPSFPSHDDSPALRLFHATSNSYADVNKPLTSPRNVDAFSSVSSSSANDLEQGARLNTTERLTLPVQGPLRKLFADMLHQNIYLPVTSLQEANDNRKEVRAESGQETVSNGFHRPKIEESAVSIENGESINDAQKQEITQAIMPSSSSVSGKNGESPVMEDNGAHSTTSIVIKEKYVDDDQTDDALDSHSILILMSSQCTEKQVICEQSHLTRIKYYGSFDVSLGRYLQDILQNQLLMFPLQKLSCSSCGEPPESHMYSYTHRNGNLTVLVKRLVPQHHLPGESEGKIWMWTRCSRCDHEHGVSKPTPRVLISAEACNLSFGKFLELSFSSHSAARRLSICGHLVNRDCLRFFGLGSKVAMFRYSSVEIYATCKPQPTLQFINPIRQDWFEGQRRNIHAKGMALFSGVARFLQNLKNEHPDAITLAINCGLALPVKDFTELEELLIKEKAQFESSVDKAADQNGILSSSVHELLNINWYYQDLLLKLYIWDHRLHQLFYCKSVQLESVANYKNPADTIDGIYGDNSGIDKKISESTYDKTTKALGVASTTESASNKLDPQSCDAAAPLLDESQEAGHSELTCNGGSKAEESSIAHGQIKVDGTIESTNDPCSEISNDNEVQVNDTVADPIPMEQEPCSTPQQFKYPYWDERERWIWNSIAKSQLAYRNDIQIGYLEKFELINNYLPHYLPPLFEQHDKAYAPQFAVGPGGNILCIMEDEISSIIARALAISDERRHLIDLKFENGMDYSKGEHAKAMEKSYSFLSENSFSSSSWSSTDSEASLSSVSSFSSDDFSGYDSSSLLSPMHPEMTVNGKVTLRGKYSVTVVYDNQFFALRKKCCPSELAYITSLSRCKKWNAQGGKSKAYFAKTTDDRFIIKQIKKTEFESFITFAPDYFKHVYHSLDTGSQTCLAKILGIYQVKQIRHGKEVKIDLMVMENLLFGHNISRIYDLKGATFSRRVTDSNDHDTVYLDQNYVEDMGFSPIYIGGRTKHLLQRAIWNDTAFLTSVNVMDYSLLVGVDKEKHELVFGIIDYLRQYTWDKQLETWVKTSLVVPKNVSPTVISPKEYKKRFRKFMAKYFLSVPDTWSPDNSSKQCKSLGQSNHNLAEVQNGDNLLQHLNETEGCT from the exons ATGTGCTCCGACATGGATCAGCGCCACCACCACGCAACCAG GGAGGATGCACCAGAGGCTAATGGTTACCATCGCAGTCCCCATGGTGGGGATCATCACGAGCAGAGTCAGGCTGCGGATGCCGATAAGCATATAAATCATCAGTCCACAGATGACAACAATGTTCCCCCCAGCGCTTCAGGCCACAGACAAGGTGGTATCAGCCGTCATGCATCCACATCTTCTGTTGATGACCGCTCCATCAAGTCCGGTGACGATTCTGATGGGGCCGAGAGTACCAATGGCAGAAGCAGTAATACAGAGATCTCATTTCTAGAAAATGAGACAATCTGGATACCACCTCAAGCGGCAGATAAGGAGGATGAGGCCCAGAGTTTTGCTACAAGCATCGcttatgacgacgacgacgatgattaTAGTGACGGGATAAAGTGGGGCCAGTCAAGTTTCCCATCCCCTGGTAAGCAGCATGACTCCGGCACTAGCAATCATAGGGAGGAACGAGAGAAGGCGATGTTAGAAGCTATGAATGGCCAGCTGAAGATACTTGTCAGTCGGTTTCTCGCATCTGCTGGCATTCCGTCTTCCAACGAAGAGGGTAGCGATAGCTGGCTTGACATCGTCACCTCCCTGTCATGGGAAGCAGCGCTACTTATTAAACCTGATGGTAGCATGGGAAAGGAAATGGACCCTGGCTCTTACATCAAAGTCAAATGCGTAGCATCTGGTACTCGCCGGCAAAG TGAGGTGTTCAAGGGGTTAGTCTTCAAGAAGAATGCTGCTCATAAGCACATGCCGACAAATTGCCACAATCCTAGGCTTCTACTTCTCAAAGGAGTCCTTGGGCATTCTGATGTCGGTTTGTCATCATTTAATTCAATGGATCAG GAAAAGGATCTGTTGGAGAGAGCTATTGGTAAAATGATGGAGATATGCAGTCCCAATGTTGTTCTGGTCGAGAAAACTGTTTCACGAAACATTCAAGAACTTCTTCTGAAAGAAGGTGTCACGCTAATTCTTGATATGAAACTCAACCGGCTACAAAGAATTGCACGCTGTACAGGCTCTCCCATAATATCGTTTTCAGAAGTTTTGGATAAACCAAAGCTGAAGCAATGTGACTACTTTCATATCGAAAAATTTATCGAGGAGCACAACAACGCCAGTGAGGGTGGGAAGATGACATCTAAAACATTAATGTTCTTGGAAGGCTTTCCACGTCCACTCGGTTGCACG ATACTGCTAAAAGGAACAAACAGtgaagaattgaagaaagtcAAACAAGTAATGCATTTTACGGTCTTTGCAGCATATCACTTGATCCTTGAAACATCTTTCTTTGAAGATCAAAGGGTTTTTCTAAATGATAAAAGTACCCCAAAAGAAACTTCTGTTACTGCTACAGAAGGGACATCACCAACTGCTTATGATGTTGCTGCTCTTAGTGGTGCTATCCCTAGCTTTCCTTCACATGATGACTCTCCAGCACTTAGACTGTTCCATGCCACTTCTAACAGCTATGCTGATGTGAACAAACCTTTGACATCTCCAAGAAATGTGGATGCATTCAGTTCAGTATCCAGCAGCTCTGCAAATGACCTTGAACAAGGTGCAAGGCTCAATACTACTGAGAGGTTAACATTACCAGTCCAAGGGCCACTAAGGAAATTGTTCGCTGACATGTTACACCAGAATATTTACTTACCTGTTACTTCATTGCAAGAGGCAAATGATAATAGGAAGGAAGTCAGGGCTGAATCCGGTCAAGAAACTGTTAGTAATGGTTTCCATAGGCCAAAGATAGAAGAGTCTGCGGTTTCCATTGAAAATGGGGAGTCCATAAATGATGCCCAGAAACAAGAAATTACTCAAGCGATAATGCCGAGTAGTTCTTCTGTAAGTGGTAAAAATGGAGAATCACCTGTTATGGAAGACAATGGGGCACATAGTACTACAAGTATTGTTATCAAAGAGAAATATGTCGACGATGATCAAACTGATGATGCACTTGATTCTCACAGCATACTGATTTTGATGTCTAGCCAGTGCACGGAAAAGCAGGTTATCTGTGAACAAAGCCATTTAACCCGTATAAAATACTATGGGAGTTTTGATGTGTCCTTGGGGCGATATTTGCAAGACATTCTGCAGAATCAG CTTTTAATGTTTCCCTTGCAGAAACTGAGTTGCTCCTCATGTGGAGAGCCTCCAGAGTCGCACATGTACTCCTACACGCACCGAAATGGAAATTTGACCGTTCTAGTGAAACGTTTGGTGCCCCAACACCATTTACCAGGTGAATCCGAAGGAAAAATATGGATGTGGACTAGGTGCTCAAGATGTGATCATGAACATGGGGTATCCAAACCAACTCCAAGAGTACTAATATCAGCTGAAGCATGCAACCTCTCGTTTGGGAAATTCCTTGAACTCAGTTTTTCGAGCCACTCTGCAGCAAGAAGGTTATCCATATGTGGACATTTGGTCAACAGGGATTGCTTGCGCTTTTTCGG GTTGGGCTCTAAAGTTGCTATGTTCCGGTACTCATCAGTTGAAATTTACGCTACCTGCAAACCACAACCTACTCTCCAGTTCATCAACCCCATCAGACAGGATTGGTTTGAAGGACAAAGGAGAAAT ATTCATGCTAAAGGTATGGCACTTTTCTCTGGGGTTGCAAGATTTCTACAAAACTTGAAGAATGAACATCCTGATGCAATAACATTAGCAATCAATTGTGGCCTCGCACTCCCTGTTAAGGACTTCACTGAACTAGAAGAGTTGTTGATAAAAGAAAAGGCCCAGTTTGAG AGTTCTGTGGACAAGGCCGCTGATCAAAATGGGATACTCTCGTCGTCTGTGCATGAACTATTGAATATAAATTGGTACTATCAGGACCTTCTACTTAAGCTTTACATTTGGGACCACCGTCTACATCAATTATTCTACTGTAAATCTGTCCAACTAGAAAGTGTTGCTAATTACAAGAATCCTGCTGACACTATTGATGGGATCTATGGCGATAACTCTGGTATTGATAAAAAAATCAGTGAATCTAcatatgacaaaactacaaaagCTTTGGGGGTAGCCAGTACCACGGAGTCTGCAAGTAACAAACTTGATCCTCAATCATGTGATGCTGCAGCACCCTTGCTTGATGAAAGCCAGGAAGCTGGGCACTCGGAACTAACTTGCAATGGAGGTAGTAAAGCTGAAGAATCATCCATTGCTCATGGTCAAATAAAGGTAGATGGCACAATAGAAAGCACAAATGATCCTTGTTCCGAAATATCCAATGATAATGAGGTCCAGGTCAATGACACAGTAGCAGATCCAATACCCATGGAACAGGAGCCTTGTAGCACTCCCCAACAGTTCAAATATCCTTATTGGGATGAAAGGGAAAGGTGGATTTGGAATTCAATTGCCAAGTCTCAATTGGCTTACAGGAATGACATTCAAATTGGATATTTGGAAAAGTTTGAACTCATTAACAATTATTTGCCACATTATCTTCCTCCCTTGTTTGAACAACATGACAAGGCATACGCTCCGCAGTTTGCGGTAGGTCCAGGTGGTAATATTTTGTGCATAATGGAAGATGAGATATCCAGCATAATAGCTCGTGCTCTTGCCAtatctgatgaacgccgccatttgATAGATTTAAAATTTGAGAATGGAATGGATTATTCCAAGGGAGAGCATGCTAAAGCAATGGAGAAATCTTATAGTTTTCTGTCTGAAAATTCTTTCAGCTCGTCGTCATGGTCATCTACAGATTCTGAAGCAAGCTTGTCATCTGTGTCTTCATTTTCATCTGATGACTTTTCTGGTTATGATAGCTCATCTTTATTGTCCCCGATGCATCCAGAAATGACTGTGAACGGGAAAGTGACTCTCAGAGGCAAATATTCGGTCACTGTTGTATATGACaatcaattctttgcactccgaAAAAAGTGTTGCCCATCCGAGCTTGCATATATTACTTCCTTAAGCCGCTGCAAGAAGTGGAATGCTCAAGGTGGAAAGAGCAAGGCCTATTTTGCAAAGACGACAGATGACAGGTTCATCATAAAGCAAATCAAGAAAACAGAGTTCGAGTCATTTATTACATTTGCCCCTGATTACTTTAAGCATGTTTACCATTCTCTGGACACTGGAAGCCAAACTTGCCTTGCCAAGATATTAGGAATCTATCAG GTTAAGCAAATTAGGCATGGCAAAGAGGTAAAGATCGACTTGATGGTGATGGAAAATCTTCTCTTTGGCCACAATATTTCACGAATTTATGACCTCAAAGGTGCTACTTTTTCGCGACGCGTCACTGACTCAAATGATCATGATACTGTTTACCTGGACCAAAATTATGTTGAGGACATGGGTTTTTCTCCAATCTATATTGGTGGAAGAACAAAGCATCTTTTGCAGCGCGCAATCTGGAATGACACAGCTTTCCTCACT TCAGTGAATGTCATGGACTATTCTCTACTTGTGGGAGTGGACAAAGAGAAGCACGAACTTGTGTTTGGCATCATTGATTATCTGAGGCAATATACTTGGGACAAACAACTGGAGACATGGGTGAAGACTTCTCTGGTAGTACCCAAGAATGTTTCACCAACTGTTATTTCCCCCAAGGAATACAAGAAAAGGTTTAGGAAGTTCATGGCGAAGTACTTCCTGTCAGTTCCAGACACATGGAGTCCTGATAATTCTTCTAAGCAATGCAAATCCCTTGGTCAGAGCAATCACAACTTGGCGGAAGTCCAGAATGGTGATAACCTGCTTCAGCACCTAAATGAAACTGAGGGGTGTACCTAA
- the LOC136476569 gene encoding putative 1-phosphatidylinositol-3-phosphate 5-kinase FAB1D isoform X2, protein MCSDMDQRHHHATREDAPEANGYHRSPHGGDHHEQSQAADADKHINHQSTDDNNVPPSASGHRQGGISRHASTSSVDDRSIKSGDDSDGAESTNGRSSNTEISFLENETIWIPPQAADKEDEAQSFATSIAYDDDDDDYSDGIKWGQSSFPSPGKQHDSGTSNHREEREKAMLEAMNGQLKILVSRFLASAGIPSSNEEGSDSWLDIVTSLSWEAALLIKPDGSMGKEMDPGSYIKVKCVASGTRRQSEVFKGLVFKKNAAHKHMPTNCHNPRLLLLKGVLGHSDVGLSSFNSMDQEKDLLERAIGKMMEICSPNVVLVEKTVSRNIQELLLKEGVTLILDMKLNRLQRIARCTGSPIISFSEVLDKPKLKQCDYFHIEKFIEEHNNASEGGKMTSKTLMFLEGFPRPLGCTILLKGTNSEELKKVKQVMHFTVFAAYHLILETSFFEDQRVFLNDKSTPKETSVTATEGTSPTAYDVAALSGAIPSFPSHDDSPALRLFHATSNSYADVNKPLTSPRNVDAFSSVSSSSANDLEQGARLNTTERLTLPVQGPLRKLFADMLHQNIYLPVTSLQEANDNRKEVRAESGQETVSNGFHRPKIEESAVSIENGESINDAQKQEITQAIMPSSSSVSGKNGESPVMEDNGAHSTTSIVIKEKYVDDDQTDDALDSHSILILMSSQCTEKQVICEQSHLTRIKYYGSFDVSLGRYLQDILQNQKLSCSSCGEPPESHMYSYTHRNGNLTVLVKRLVPQHHLPGESEGKIWMWTRCSRCDHEHGVSKPTPRVLISAEACNLSFGKFLELSFSSHSAARRLSICGHLVNRDCLRFFGLGSKVAMFRYSSVEIYATCKPQPTLQFINPIRQDWFEGQRRNIHAKGMALFSGVARFLQNLKNEHPDAITLAINCGLALPVKDFTELEELLIKEKAQFESSVDKAADQNGILSSSVHELLNINWYYQDLLLKLYIWDHRLHQLFYCKSVQLESVANYKNPADTIDGIYGDNSGIDKKISESTYDKTTKALGVASTTESASNKLDPQSCDAAAPLLDESQEAGHSELTCNGGSKAEESSIAHGQIKVDGTIESTNDPCSEISNDNEVQVNDTVADPIPMEQEPCSTPQQFKYPYWDERERWIWNSIAKSQLAYRNDIQIGYLEKFELINNYLPHYLPPLFEQHDKAYAPQFAVGPGGNILCIMEDEISSIIARALAISDERRHLIDLKFENGMDYSKGEHAKAMEKSYSFLSENSFSSSSWSSTDSEASLSSVSSFSSDDFSGYDSSSLLSPMHPEMTVNGKVTLRGKYSVTVVYDNQFFALRKKCCPSELAYITSLSRCKKWNAQGGKSKAYFAKTTDDRFIIKQIKKTEFESFITFAPDYFKHVYHSLDTGSQTCLAKILGIYQVKQIRHGKEVKIDLMVMENLLFGHNISRIYDLKGATFSRRVTDSNDHDTVYLDQNYVEDMGFSPIYIGGRTKHLLQRAIWNDTAFLTSVNVMDYSLLVGVDKEKHELVFGIIDYLRQYTWDKQLETWVKTSLVVPKNVSPTVISPKEYKKRFRKFMAKYFLSVPDTWSPDNSSKQCKSLGQSNHNLAEVQNGDNLLQHLNETEGCT, encoded by the exons ATGTGCTCCGACATGGATCAGCGCCACCACCACGCAACCAG GGAGGATGCACCAGAGGCTAATGGTTACCATCGCAGTCCCCATGGTGGGGATCATCACGAGCAGAGTCAGGCTGCGGATGCCGATAAGCATATAAATCATCAGTCCACAGATGACAACAATGTTCCCCCCAGCGCTTCAGGCCACAGACAAGGTGGTATCAGCCGTCATGCATCCACATCTTCTGTTGATGACCGCTCCATCAAGTCCGGTGACGATTCTGATGGGGCCGAGAGTACCAATGGCAGAAGCAGTAATACAGAGATCTCATTTCTAGAAAATGAGACAATCTGGATACCACCTCAAGCGGCAGATAAGGAGGATGAGGCCCAGAGTTTTGCTACAAGCATCGcttatgacgacgacgacgatgattaTAGTGACGGGATAAAGTGGGGCCAGTCAAGTTTCCCATCCCCTGGTAAGCAGCATGACTCCGGCACTAGCAATCATAGGGAGGAACGAGAGAAGGCGATGTTAGAAGCTATGAATGGCCAGCTGAAGATACTTGTCAGTCGGTTTCTCGCATCTGCTGGCATTCCGTCTTCCAACGAAGAGGGTAGCGATAGCTGGCTTGACATCGTCACCTCCCTGTCATGGGAAGCAGCGCTACTTATTAAACCTGATGGTAGCATGGGAAAGGAAATGGACCCTGGCTCTTACATCAAAGTCAAATGCGTAGCATCTGGTACTCGCCGGCAAAG TGAGGTGTTCAAGGGGTTAGTCTTCAAGAAGAATGCTGCTCATAAGCACATGCCGACAAATTGCCACAATCCTAGGCTTCTACTTCTCAAAGGAGTCCTTGGGCATTCTGATGTCGGTTTGTCATCATTTAATTCAATGGATCAG GAAAAGGATCTGTTGGAGAGAGCTATTGGTAAAATGATGGAGATATGCAGTCCCAATGTTGTTCTGGTCGAGAAAACTGTTTCACGAAACATTCAAGAACTTCTTCTGAAAGAAGGTGTCACGCTAATTCTTGATATGAAACTCAACCGGCTACAAAGAATTGCACGCTGTACAGGCTCTCCCATAATATCGTTTTCAGAAGTTTTGGATAAACCAAAGCTGAAGCAATGTGACTACTTTCATATCGAAAAATTTATCGAGGAGCACAACAACGCCAGTGAGGGTGGGAAGATGACATCTAAAACATTAATGTTCTTGGAAGGCTTTCCACGTCCACTCGGTTGCACG ATACTGCTAAAAGGAACAAACAGtgaagaattgaagaaagtcAAACAAGTAATGCATTTTACGGTCTTTGCAGCATATCACTTGATCCTTGAAACATCTTTCTTTGAAGATCAAAGGGTTTTTCTAAATGATAAAAGTACCCCAAAAGAAACTTCTGTTACTGCTACAGAAGGGACATCACCAACTGCTTATGATGTTGCTGCTCTTAGTGGTGCTATCCCTAGCTTTCCTTCACATGATGACTCTCCAGCACTTAGACTGTTCCATGCCACTTCTAACAGCTATGCTGATGTGAACAAACCTTTGACATCTCCAAGAAATGTGGATGCATTCAGTTCAGTATCCAGCAGCTCTGCAAATGACCTTGAACAAGGTGCAAGGCTCAATACTACTGAGAGGTTAACATTACCAGTCCAAGGGCCACTAAGGAAATTGTTCGCTGACATGTTACACCAGAATATTTACTTACCTGTTACTTCATTGCAAGAGGCAAATGATAATAGGAAGGAAGTCAGGGCTGAATCCGGTCAAGAAACTGTTAGTAATGGTTTCCATAGGCCAAAGATAGAAGAGTCTGCGGTTTCCATTGAAAATGGGGAGTCCATAAATGATGCCCAGAAACAAGAAATTACTCAAGCGATAATGCCGAGTAGTTCTTCTGTAAGTGGTAAAAATGGAGAATCACCTGTTATGGAAGACAATGGGGCACATAGTACTACAAGTATTGTTATCAAAGAGAAATATGTCGACGATGATCAAACTGATGATGCACTTGATTCTCACAGCATACTGATTTTGATGTCTAGCCAGTGCACGGAAAAGCAGGTTATCTGTGAACAAAGCCATTTAACCCGTATAAAATACTATGGGAGTTTTGATGTGTCCTTGGGGCGATATTTGCAAGACATTCTGCAGAATCAG AAACTGAGTTGCTCCTCATGTGGAGAGCCTCCAGAGTCGCACATGTACTCCTACACGCACCGAAATGGAAATTTGACCGTTCTAGTGAAACGTTTGGTGCCCCAACACCATTTACCAGGTGAATCCGAAGGAAAAATATGGATGTGGACTAGGTGCTCAAGATGTGATCATGAACATGGGGTATCCAAACCAACTCCAAGAGTACTAATATCAGCTGAAGCATGCAACCTCTCGTTTGGGAAATTCCTTGAACTCAGTTTTTCGAGCCACTCTGCAGCAAGAAGGTTATCCATATGTGGACATTTGGTCAACAGGGATTGCTTGCGCTTTTTCGG GTTGGGCTCTAAAGTTGCTATGTTCCGGTACTCATCAGTTGAAATTTACGCTACCTGCAAACCACAACCTACTCTCCAGTTCATCAACCCCATCAGACAGGATTGGTTTGAAGGACAAAGGAGAAAT ATTCATGCTAAAGGTATGGCACTTTTCTCTGGGGTTGCAAGATTTCTACAAAACTTGAAGAATGAACATCCTGATGCAATAACATTAGCAATCAATTGTGGCCTCGCACTCCCTGTTAAGGACTTCACTGAACTAGAAGAGTTGTTGATAAAAGAAAAGGCCCAGTTTGAG AGTTCTGTGGACAAGGCCGCTGATCAAAATGGGATACTCTCGTCGTCTGTGCATGAACTATTGAATATAAATTGGTACTATCAGGACCTTCTACTTAAGCTTTACATTTGGGACCACCGTCTACATCAATTATTCTACTGTAAATCTGTCCAACTAGAAAGTGTTGCTAATTACAAGAATCCTGCTGACACTATTGATGGGATCTATGGCGATAACTCTGGTATTGATAAAAAAATCAGTGAATCTAcatatgacaaaactacaaaagCTTTGGGGGTAGCCAGTACCACGGAGTCTGCAAGTAACAAACTTGATCCTCAATCATGTGATGCTGCAGCACCCTTGCTTGATGAAAGCCAGGAAGCTGGGCACTCGGAACTAACTTGCAATGGAGGTAGTAAAGCTGAAGAATCATCCATTGCTCATGGTCAAATAAAGGTAGATGGCACAATAGAAAGCACAAATGATCCTTGTTCCGAAATATCCAATGATAATGAGGTCCAGGTCAATGACACAGTAGCAGATCCAATACCCATGGAACAGGAGCCTTGTAGCACTCCCCAACAGTTCAAATATCCTTATTGGGATGAAAGGGAAAGGTGGATTTGGAATTCAATTGCCAAGTCTCAATTGGCTTACAGGAATGACATTCAAATTGGATATTTGGAAAAGTTTGAACTCATTAACAATTATTTGCCACATTATCTTCCTCCCTTGTTTGAACAACATGACAAGGCATACGCTCCGCAGTTTGCGGTAGGTCCAGGTGGTAATATTTTGTGCATAATGGAAGATGAGATATCCAGCATAATAGCTCGTGCTCTTGCCAtatctgatgaacgccgccatttgATAGATTTAAAATTTGAGAATGGAATGGATTATTCCAAGGGAGAGCATGCTAAAGCAATGGAGAAATCTTATAGTTTTCTGTCTGAAAATTCTTTCAGCTCGTCGTCATGGTCATCTACAGATTCTGAAGCAAGCTTGTCATCTGTGTCTTCATTTTCATCTGATGACTTTTCTGGTTATGATAGCTCATCTTTATTGTCCCCGATGCATCCAGAAATGACTGTGAACGGGAAAGTGACTCTCAGAGGCAAATATTCGGTCACTGTTGTATATGACaatcaattctttgcactccgaAAAAAGTGTTGCCCATCCGAGCTTGCATATATTACTTCCTTAAGCCGCTGCAAGAAGTGGAATGCTCAAGGTGGAAAGAGCAAGGCCTATTTTGCAAAGACGACAGATGACAGGTTCATCATAAAGCAAATCAAGAAAACAGAGTTCGAGTCATTTATTACATTTGCCCCTGATTACTTTAAGCATGTTTACCATTCTCTGGACACTGGAAGCCAAACTTGCCTTGCCAAGATATTAGGAATCTATCAG GTTAAGCAAATTAGGCATGGCAAAGAGGTAAAGATCGACTTGATGGTGATGGAAAATCTTCTCTTTGGCCACAATATTTCACGAATTTATGACCTCAAAGGTGCTACTTTTTCGCGACGCGTCACTGACTCAAATGATCATGATACTGTTTACCTGGACCAAAATTATGTTGAGGACATGGGTTTTTCTCCAATCTATATTGGTGGAAGAACAAAGCATCTTTTGCAGCGCGCAATCTGGAATGACACAGCTTTCCTCACT TCAGTGAATGTCATGGACTATTCTCTACTTGTGGGAGTGGACAAAGAGAAGCACGAACTTGTGTTTGGCATCATTGATTATCTGAGGCAATATACTTGGGACAAACAACTGGAGACATGGGTGAAGACTTCTCTGGTAGTACCCAAGAATGTTTCACCAACTGTTATTTCCCCCAAGGAATACAAGAAAAGGTTTAGGAAGTTCATGGCGAAGTACTTCCTGTCAGTTCCAGACACATGGAGTCCTGATAATTCTTCTAAGCAATGCAAATCCCTTGGTCAGAGCAATCACAACTTGGCGGAAGTCCAGAATGGTGATAACCTGCTTCAGCACCTAAATGAAACTGAGGGGTGTACCTAA